TGAAGCGATCTGGAAATCATTGGTTTTAGGGTCTTTCAGGTAAAAATCAGGATTGGTCTTGGTCCATACATGATCCCAGCCGGTATGGTTTGCCACCCAGTCGATGATGACTTTGAAACCCATTTTGTGCGCCTCATTCACCAGTTCTTTAAAATCCTGCATGGTACCGAACTCCGGGTTTATCGCAGTGTAATCTTGGGCGGCGTACTGGCTGCCGAGCGGACCTTTTTTATTCTTCTGCGCGATTGGGGTAACTGGCATGAGCCATAGCGTTTTCACGCCCATATCCTTCAGGCGTGGCAAGTCTTTCTGAAAGGCACGGAAGGTTCCTTCTTGGGTGTACTGGCGAACATTTACTTCATATATATTGGTGGAATGCTTCCATTCGCTGGGCAGTTCATTCATATGGGTATTCTTTTGTGTATTGCAGGACAGCAGTCCTATGCCGATTAGGGATAAAACAATAAGTTTTTTCATTTCTGATGAAGATTTGTAACAAATTTACCATTTTAAATATAAAAAGGTATCATTTGCATAACTAAAATATCGTGTCGGCACAATAAAAAACCCCGATCAATTCGGGGTTATAGGTTTGTTAAACTTCATCGGAGCCATCTTCTTCGTAGAAGTCGTCATTGAAGTCATCTTCTTCTTCCTCATCATCGAAATCTCCGCTGTCTTCACCGGCAAAACTACCGGAGCCGAAGTCTTCATCAAAATTCGTAAAGTCATCATCCATCAAAGGAATAGCAGAGTTTTTAGTGCTCTTTTTAGCACCGGATTTGCTGGGCGCCTTCAAAGGCATCTTACCGAAACGGAATACGGTTATCGGATAGTTTACCGCAGGTTTTTCATCGATAATCTCTACCAGTTCAAGGAAAAACTCCCACAAATCCATAAACCCGTACTGAAAATGCAGCTTATCGCCTACTTTGCTGAAGGCTTCGTTAATGTAGACATCCGACATAATTTCGCCATCGCCATCATCACTCATATCTTCCAGCGGAACGGTTTTTACCACGGTACCATCTTCATCAAGGATGTTGAAGAGTGAAAGGTCATCGCCCATGAGTGTAAATGCACTCTTAATCCCCAGATGCAGGTTCCAGAGATTTTGCTTATCTTTTATTTCGATATCTCTGAAAATATCGTCTTTGGTGTCTAAAATTATGCGGATTTTATATACCATTTTTGCTTTAAAATTTAGGTATCTTTTAACTTGATTTTCGGGTACAAATATAAAACAATAGAACTTTGCCAAAAAAGCTTCGTTTTCCTTTTTATTAAAAAAGTTTTGCTTACATTCCGCGCTTTTCAGGTGCTTTTTCGAGCAGAAAACTGAATTGTGTCCCTTCCAGATAAACGCTTTCCACGGATATATTTTCGCCATGCGCTTCCAGAATGTGTTTTACGATAGCAAGTCCCAGGCCGCTTCCGCCATCGTTCCGGTTACGGCTGGTCTCTACCCGGTAAAACCGCTCGAATATGCGTGGTAAAGCTTCCTGCCGAATGCCCATCCCGTTATCTTCCACTTTTATTAAAATTTTACTTTTCAGCTGATGGGTTTTAATGATGATCTGCGCCTTATCGCGGTTGGCGTAATGTATGGCGTTTGATATTAAATTGATGAGCACTTGCGAAATCTTCTGTTTGTCGGCATTTACAAAGAGTTGCGTTGTGGCGCTCTGTAGCTGAACCAAGGCGTCTTTGCGCTGCGCCTCAAGATCCAACAAGTCGATGATTTCCCGAATCAGGGCATTAATATCAAAACGGCTGATGTTCAGTGTAATCTCGCCCGATTCATACTGGTTGATCATATCCAGGTCCTGTACGATGTTCAACAGGCGCTCTACAGATTTATCAATACGTTCTAAATATTTATCACGGATGGCCAGATTTTCCACCCCGCCATCCATCAGTGTCTCCACATAACCCTGTATGGAAAAGAGCGGTGTTTTCAGTTCATGGGAAACATTGCCGAGGTACTCTTTCCGGTAAGTCTCCATTTCCTTCATCGTATCAATTTCGGTGGCATTTTTCTGTCGGATTTCCGTAAAACGCTGCTCGAGTTCTTTAAGGTCGAGGTTTTGGTCGTTATCGGGCGTAATTTCTGGCAGAATATCTGATATTTTCTTGATCTGTTTCTTACCATATACATTGAAGAGATAATCAAGAATGACATAATTCAGCACGAAAATAACCACAATACAAGCCGCCAGAGCAAGATAGAAACCCTGCAGATCGCGGACCGCCGTACTGTGAGAATAATCGAAAAGCACGGCTACCAGCGACATGGCAACCGTAAGATACAGCGAAGCAAGGAGTGTAAGTCTGTGAAACTTCATCAAAAACTTTTAAACCACTAATTTATAACCAATACCTTTCAGCGTCTGAATGGTGCCAATGCCAAGTTTCTCACGTAGGCGGCGAATATGCACGTCGATGGTGCGTTCGCCCACGATCACATCATTTCCCCACACTTTTTCGAGGATTTCCTCACGTTTAAATACTTTATTGGTGTTCGAGGCCAGAAGATAAAGCAGATCAAACTCTTTCTTCGGTAACAGAAACTGCTGCCCTGCCTTTGAGACGCGGAAGTTGTCTTTATCGATGCTCAGATCACCGGCGGTGACGGTTTGTTTGGCTTCATACACATTTGAGGTAAGTTCAAGCAGTGCATTTACTTTTGAAATAAGAATTTTTGGTTTAATGATTTTCACAATGTAATCATTCGCTCCAGCCTGAAAACCTGCGAGCTGAGAAAACTCCTCGCTTCGCGCGGAAAGAAATACAATAAGCGTCTTCTGTAGTTCAGGGATTCTCCGCAAATCCTGGCAGGTTTCTATTCCGTCTTTTTCCGGCATCATCACATCAAGCAGGATCATATCGGGGACGATTTCTTTGGCTTTTTCGATGCCTTCATTGCCGTTTTGGGCTGTGTAGACATCATATCCCGCTTTTTCGAGATTGTAAGACAGGATTTCGAGAATATCCTGCTCATCATCTATTAACAGTATTTTTTTCTGATTCATCTTAAGACTTTAACCTTTCAAAGTTAGTCAATTTTAGAGACGATAAAACGCCTTGAAAAATCTTCACAATAAATTAATATGACGCTGATTTTTTTAATAAATATTTAAAAGTTATTTAAAATGAGCGCAACGCGTTTCGCCACCAGACAACAGACCTTTGCCGTGATAAAATTATTAAAAATGAAGATCAGCAAACTGAGTATTGCAGTTGTTTTCCTTTCTACACCATTTACTTTCGTTTACGGACAGCAGGCAAAAAACGATACGGTTCAAAAAGAGAAAAATATCGAAGGCGTAGTTATTCAGGCATCAGGAAATAAAAAGACGGAAACGGCAATTCTGGGGGAACAGAAGAAAGCTATCATCCAAAAACAGGCAATCAGTGCTGCAGAAATCACCAGAAAAGGAATTTCGAACGTGGAACAGGGATTGACAAAAGTAACCGGAATCACCGCCGTAGAAGGCCGCGGGCTTTTCGTAAGAGGGTTGGAAGAGCGTTACAACACTTTACTGATTAACGGTCTTGCGTCGCCTTCAAATAATCCATTTCAGAAAATCATCGCGCTGAAGCAGTTTCCGACGGACGTTGTAGGAAAACTGAATATATACAAAACTTTCAATTCGAACCTTTACGCAGATTTCGCAGGTGCAACTTTCGATATCGAAACTTTAACGATGGACAAAACTTTCACTAAAGTTGAATTCGGCTTCGGTTATAACACACAGACGACATTTAAAAACTTTAAGGTAAATCCACACGCTTACACCGCGGCAGGTTACTTAGGTTTGAATTCGCGGGACCGCCAGTTGCCGTCTCAGGTTAAAGGTTACGTGCCGACGAACTATAATTTCACGCAAAATGAATCTGTAAATTCATTCAAAGACGGCTGGAATGCAGATAACATCAAAGCGCTTCCAAATACAAGCATCGGCTTTACGACCGCGCAAAATTTCAGAATTAGTGATTCAGGAAAACTCGGACTTTTGCTTTCCTTGAATCAGGGCAGTAAATATGAAATGCTTGAAGGTGATAAAAACCAGTTCATTTCCCTTCAGACGGAAGGAAAGATGAACAATGATCTTCACCGAAAAGAATACACTTACGAATTGGAATCATCAGCTCTTTTAGGACTTGGCTATAAAGACCGCGGTTTGGATGTGGCTTTAAATGCGATTTTCCTGCAGAATTCTAGCAATATGATCTCGGATTTCGTGGGTTATAAAGACCAAAAAGTTCAGGATGCCGGCAGACGTTTTTTCCGGGTTGATCAAATGGACCTTTCAAAATTTGCTGATATACAATTGTTGGCGAGTCAGAAAATCGGCGACAGACACGTGATCAAAGCCGGTGGTAGCTGGGTAAGCAATAATTTCCAGCAGCCGGACCGAAAAATTTCCGAAGGTTTCTTAACCGGCGTTCCAAATCAGGTGGAAATGACTTTTGGTGGAAACAACCTGATCCGCCAATACCTTGATGTTAACGGAAAAGATTATTTGTCAGGTTTCGCGGAGTACTCAGTTTCACTGGGCGAAAAGGGTGACAGAATAAGCTATCCGTGGCAAGTGGCAGTTGGATACAACGGTTTCTTTGACAGACGAAGCAATTCATACCGATTCATCGCCTCGAACATCGACAACGTACAGCTTAGAACCGTGGTCGTAGATATTGACAATCCGCAGCAGACTTACAACGATTATATCATGCGCGGCGCCTTCCACTTTAAAGAAGAAACCAACGAGAATGACTACCGCTCGAATCTGTATCAGTTTATTAATGCAGGCTATATAAACCTTAATTACAAACCGGACGATTCCTGGGATATCCTGATCGGTGGACGTGTGGAAAACAACCTGAACATCACCCGCTACAAAGAACAGAGTGATAAGGAATACAATAATCTTCAGAGAAACCAATATTTCATCCTGCCTTCATTCTCTTTGAAAAAGGCATTGAATTCAAAATCGAACATACGTTTAGCTGCAAGCAAGACGATCACAAGACCAATTCTTATCGAGTACATGCCGATCACGTATATCAACCCGGATAATGAAAACATCATCGGTAACATCAATCTGAAAAACAGCGAAAACTATAACCTTGACCTTAAATACGAGGTCTTCCCAACGAACAGGGAGCTTTTCGCGGTAAATCTTTTTGCTAAAAGAATCGATCACGCAATTGAGAGAAGCTACACCGCTTCCGGAAATTCAAATGGTGTGGCGATTACCTTCTTTAATGCTAAAAAGGCCGTGCTGGCAGGAGCTGAGCTTGAAGGAATCTTAGACCTTTCCAGAATTTCAGAGTCGATGTCAAACTGGAGCCTTGGTGCAAATGCAACTTTAATGTATTCAAATGTGGAGCGCAGCGCGGAAGAACTCGAGCAGGAAAAACCGGCCAACTTCAGCGGAAATCTAAAAGACAGACAACTTCAGGGTGCCGCACCGTGGACAGCCAATGCAGATTTAAAGTATGAATTTAAAAATGCCAAAAACTTGCCCCACACATTGTCACTGATTTATAATGTTTCTGGTTCCAAGATATTCACGGTAGGAACTTCCGGCCTCGATCATATTTATGAAAGACCTTTTCACCAACTCGATTTCGTATACAACGCACAACTCACAATAAACTGGAATTTAAAACTCGGCGTGCAGAACATTCTCAACAGTACTTACAAGTTGGAACAGGGTGAAGAAGGGTACATTCCTCTGGACGTAAGAACCAACATACATACCGATTACAGACGCGGTACGACTTTCAAC
This DNA window, taken from Chryseobacterium sp. 6424, encodes the following:
- a CDS encoding IS1096 element passenger TnpR family protein: MVYKIRIILDTKDDIFRDIEIKDKQNLWNLHLGIKSAFTLMGDDLSLFNILDEDGTVVKTVPLEDMSDDGDGEIMSDVYINEAFSKVGDKLHFQYGFMDLWEFFLELVEIIDEKPAVNYPITVFRFGKMPLKAPSKSGAKKSTKNSAIPLMDDDFTNFDEDFGSGSFAGEDSGDFDDEEEEDDFNDDFYEEDGSDEV
- a CDS encoding sensor histidine kinase; its protein translation is MKFHRLTLLASLYLTVAMSLVAVLFDYSHSTAVRDLQGFYLALAACIVVIFVLNYVILDYLFNVYGKKQIKKISDILPEITPDNDQNLDLKELEQRFTEIRQKNATEIDTMKEMETYRKEYLGNVSHELKTPLFSIQGYVETLMDGGVENLAIRDKYLERIDKSVERLLNIVQDLDMINQYESGEITLNISRFDINALIREIIDLLDLEAQRKDALVQLQSATTQLFVNADKQKISQVLINLISNAIHYANRDKAQIIIKTHQLKSKILIKVEDNGMGIRQEALPRIFERFYRVETSRNRNDGGSGLGLAIVKHILEAHGENISVESVYLEGTQFSFLLEKAPEKRGM
- a CDS encoding response regulator transcription factor, whose translation is MNQKKILLIDDEQDILEILSYNLEKAGYDVYTAQNGNEGIEKAKEIVPDMILLDVMMPEKDGIETCQDLRRIPELQKTLIVFLSARSEEFSQLAGFQAGANDYIVKIIKPKILISKVNALLELTSNVYEAKQTVTAGDLSIDKDNFRVSKAGQQFLLPKKEFDLLYLLASNTNKVFKREEILEKVWGNDVIVGERTIDVHIRRLREKLGIGTIQTLKGIGYKLVV
- a CDS encoding TonB-dependent receptor plug domain-containing protein — encoded protein: MKISKLSIAVVFLSTPFTFVYGQQAKNDTVQKEKNIEGVVIQASGNKKTETAILGEQKKAIIQKQAISAAEITRKGISNVEQGLTKVTGITAVEGRGLFVRGLEERYNTLLINGLASPSNNPFQKIIALKQFPTDVVGKLNIYKTFNSNLYADFAGATFDIETLTMDKTFTKVEFGFGYNTQTTFKNFKVNPHAYTAAGYLGLNSRDRQLPSQVKGYVPTNYNFTQNESVNSFKDGWNADNIKALPNTSIGFTTAQNFRISDSGKLGLLLSLNQGSKYEMLEGDKNQFISLQTEGKMNNDLHRKEYTYELESSALLGLGYKDRGLDVALNAIFLQNSSNMISDFVGYKDQKVQDAGRRFFRVDQMDLSKFADIQLLASQKIGDRHVIKAGGSWVSNNFQQPDRKISEGFLTGVPNQVEMTFGGNNLIRQYLDVNGKDYLSGFAEYSVSLGEKGDRISYPWQVAVGYNGFFDRRSNSYRFIASNIDNVQLRTVVVDIDNPQQTYNDYIMRGAFHFKEETNENDYRSNLYQFINAGYINLNYKPDDSWDILIGGRVENNLNITRYKEQSDKEYNNLQRNQYFILPSFSLKKALNSKSNIRLAASKTITRPILIEYMPITYINPDNENIIGNINLKNSENYNLDLKYEVFPTNRELFAVNLFAKRIDHAIERSYTASGNSNGVAITFFNAKKAVLAGAELEGILDLSRISESMSNWSLGANATLMYSNVERSAEELEQEKPANFSGNLKDRQLQGAAPWTANADLKYEFKNAKNLPHTLSLIYNVSGSKIFTVGTSGLDHIYERPFHQLDFVYNAQLTINWNLKLGVQNILNSTYKLEQGEEGYIPLDVRTNIHTDYRRGTTFNFSAGYTF